A region of Halococcus salsus DNA encodes the following proteins:
- a CDS encoding HTH domain-containing protein gives MPSIELTESQKTILQELVDLYRESENAVKGEAIAEQIDRNAGTIRNQMQSLKALQLVEGVPGPKGGYKPTAEAYNTLDIEEMDEPVSIPLSHNGKPIDEQVIQEINLMSVHHPERCRAELRMQGSVRDFYEGDSITVGPTPKSNLVITGTIDGVVDSDNKLIIKTETMEAPVN, from the coding sequence ATGCCATCGATCGAGCTGACTGAGAGCCAAAAGACGATCCTCCAAGAACTCGTCGACCTCTACCGGGAGAGCGAGAACGCTGTCAAAGGTGAGGCCATCGCCGAGCAGATCGACCGGAACGCAGGCACGATCCGGAACCAGATGCAGAGCCTGAAAGCTCTCCAGTTAGTGGAGGGGGTTCCAGGGCCGAAGGGTGGCTACAAGCCCACGGCTGAGGCCTACAACACGCTCGATATCGAGGAAATGGACGAGCCTGTGTCCATCCCACTCAGCCACAATGGTAAACCCATCGACGAGCAGGTTATCCAAGAGATCAACTTGATGAGCGTCCATCATCCTGAGAGGTGCCGCGCCGAGCTTCGAATGCAGGGGTCGGTACGGGACTTCTACGAAGGTGACTCGATCACCGTCGGTCCGACGCCAAAATCGAATCTCGTGATTACTGGGACGATTGATGGGGTTGTTGACTCCGACAACAAGCTCATCATCAAAACTGAAACGATGGAAGCACCAGTCAATTAG
- a CDS encoding LLM class flavin-dependent oxidoreductase: MRSLISGRKGARRVEFGIRPIEGGNNFDRTLDQVVQAEEDGFDSVWFAEHYTPDDQWWSASMLNLAAVASRTSTIKLGSNIIIAPFYNPAWLANACSMLDVISDGRFICGLGLGYDPIEFDAMGVSKDDRIGRTIENIILLKKLWSGEPTTFDGKHFSMEDYSIAPTPIQEPRPDIWLGVWGEYLLSQAAKRADAWIPGAVANKTALEEKNAVYEDNLSEPAATRPLLRDIIVEDTREEALRTAKEHLHDKYSVYEGRGHQFFTNYNIDKFEEYAEDRVIFGTPQQCIDEINEYRELIGVDHLLLRFNYKGMEYEEMVDRMDRIGEEVLPSFK, translated from the coding sequence GTGAGGAGCTTGATAAGTGGCAGAAAGGGGGCTAGGAGGGTGGAATTTGGCATTCGACCGATTGAGGGAGGGAACAACTTCGATCGGACTCTGGATCAGGTCGTGCAGGCTGAAGAAGACGGCTTCGATTCAGTGTGGTTTGCGGAACACTACACGCCGGACGATCAGTGGTGGTCCGCATCGATGCTTAATCTCGCGGCCGTCGCATCTCGAACATCGACAATAAAACTAGGGAGCAACATCATTATCGCTCCCTTCTACAACCCGGCGTGGCTCGCGAATGCGTGCTCGATGCTGGACGTGATCAGCGACGGCCGATTCATCTGTGGGCTGGGACTCGGGTACGACCCGATTGAGTTCGACGCTATGGGCGTCTCGAAAGACGACCGGATCGGGCGAACCATCGAGAACATCATTCTACTGAAAAAGCTGTGGAGCGGTGAACCAACAACTTTCGATGGCAAACATTTCTCTATGGAGGACTACAGTATTGCTCCGACACCAATCCAAGAGCCACGACCGGATATCTGGCTCGGTGTCTGGGGCGAGTATCTCCTCTCACAGGCCGCGAAACGGGCCGATGCCTGGATACCAGGTGCAGTAGCGAACAAGACGGCCCTTGAAGAGAAGAACGCGGTGTACGAGGACAACCTCTCGGAACCCGCGGCTACTAGGCCTCTCCTCAGGGATATCATCGTCGAAGATACTCGAGAGGAAGCACTGCGAACAGCGAAAGAACACTTGCACGACAAGTACAGTGTCTATGAAGGCCGTGGGCACCAGTTCTTCACCAATTACAACATCGACAAATTTGAAGAGTATGCGGAGGATCGAGTTATCTTCGGTACACCGCAGCAGTGCATCGATGAAATAAACGAGTACCGTGAACTGATCGGTGTCGACCATCTGCTTCTCCGATTCAACTACAAGGGAATGGAGTACGAGGAGATGGTCGACAGAATGGACCGAATCGGCGAGGAGGTCCTCCCATCGTTCAAGTAA
- the npdG gene encoding NADPH-dependent F420 reductase: MQIALLGGSGDIGEGIGLRIARDTSHDVVIGSRRREKAEDAAASYRNTLAPNADDSRIVGASNETAASEGDFVIVCVPPRYVLDTVQAVRSDLKDDTVVVSPCVRMSRNETGFHYQSSEVGSVAEEISDVLPDQVPVVGAFQNLAAGALTDLDRDLDLDVVVTGDDDESKQKVTALLEGIEGLGTCDAGALANSREVESLTPLLINLSMNNSDLHDLGVKFR, encoded by the coding sequence GTGCAAATCGCTCTGCTCGGCGGTAGCGGTGACATAGGAGAGGGTATCGGACTCCGGATCGCACGTGACACCAGTCACGATGTCGTCATCGGCTCCCGTCGGCGGGAGAAGGCCGAGGATGCTGCGGCCAGCTACAGGAACACCCTCGCTCCGAACGCTGACGACTCACGCATTGTCGGAGCGAGCAACGAGACGGCAGCCAGTGAGGGAGATTTCGTCATCGTCTGTGTTCCACCCAGGTACGTGCTAGACACCGTTCAAGCGGTCCGGTCCGATCTCAAAGACGACACAGTTGTGGTCAGTCCTTGTGTGAGGATGTCGCGTAACGAGACTGGTTTTCATTACCAGTCCTCGGAAGTCGGTAGCGTTGCCGAGGAGATCTCGGACGTTCTCCCGGACCAGGTTCCTGTAGTGGGTGCCTTCCAGAACCTAGCGGCAGGAGCCCTCACCGATCTTGATCGCGATCTTGACCTCGACGTGGTCGTAACTGGGGACGACGACGAGTCAAAGCAGAAAGTGACAGCCCTATTGGAGGGGATTGAAGGACTCGGAACGTGTGACGCTGGTGCGCTTGCGAACAGTAGGGAGGTAGAGAGTCTGACGCCGCTCCTGATCAACCTATCGATGAACAACAGTGACCTGCACGACTTGGGTGTGAAGTTCAGATAG
- a CDS encoding dihydrodipicolinate synthase family protein produces MVNNEMDGVFVPHVTPLTEDEEIDEDSLRNLVSSLSATEDIGGLIACTRVGEGPVLSFEEKKRVFEIASEEVDESVPLVGTVAPQSTKDAISKINEAATTGIDAVMIIPPLLFAWGEPSPEMRYNFFEQLDGRTDIPLVLFQVPIESYWYQPDTLARISQLDSVIAIKEASFNVKLFTDVVHTLKSSGGDISILSGNDRFLAQSFMLGIDGALVGVANIFPEEWVEMYELTRENRYNDALEKQEELLELKELLFRRPIVQATSRIKYGLKEQGIIDNATVRRPQPTITDQEKEELREELDKWQKGG; encoded by the coding sequence ATGGTAAACAACGAGATGGACGGGGTGTTCGTCCCCCACGTCACACCGCTGACCGAAGACGAAGAGATCGATGAAGATAGCCTGCGCAATCTGGTCAGTTCGTTGAGCGCAACGGAGGACATCGGCGGGCTGATAGCGTGCACGCGCGTCGGTGAGGGACCGGTGCTCAGTTTCGAAGAGAAGAAGCGTGTTTTCGAGATAGCTTCGGAAGAGGTCGACGAGTCCGTTCCGCTGGTCGGTACTGTCGCCCCACAGTCGACAAAGGACGCTATCTCGAAGATCAATGAAGCAGCGACCACTGGTATCGATGCAGTGATGATCATCCCACCGCTACTATTCGCATGGGGTGAACCATCACCGGAGATGCGGTACAACTTCTTTGAGCAACTTGATGGGCGGACTGATATACCGCTCGTGCTGTTTCAGGTACCCATCGAATCGTACTGGTATCAGCCGGACACTCTCGCCCGAATATCACAGCTCGACTCGGTGATCGCAATCAAGGAAGCGAGCTTCAACGTGAAGCTGTTTACCGACGTGGTCCACACGCTGAAAAGCAGTGGCGGCGATATCAGTATCCTCTCCGGAAACGATCGATTCCTCGCTCAGTCGTTCATGCTCGGCATCGACGGGGCGCTGGTTGGTGTTGCTAACATATTCCCGGAGGAGTGGGTTGAAATGTATGAACTGACACGCGAGAACCGATACAACGATGCGCTCGAAAAACAAGAAGAACTGCTCGAACTGAAGGAACTTCTCTTCCGGCGACCGATAGTGCAAGCCACCTCTCGCATCAAGTATGGGTTGAAAGAGCAGGGCATCATCGACAACGCAACGGTTCGTCGACCGCAACCCACCATCACCGACCAAGAAAAGGAAGAGCTCCGTGAGGAGCTTGATAAGTGGCAGAAAGGGGGCTAG
- a CDS encoding Nramp family divalent metal transporter, with the protein MSSEPTTITEISLPEVSEAIKRIGPAFILGALTIGPGALVVSSVTGAQFGYGLLWVLVGAVLFSMIFLDMSARVGILSDKSFWGLVEERFGRPAAVVGAIMGVMTTIGYETGNIVGVALGMRAIFGGDIVLWGTVAAAAALFLISRQGLYDKLERVILILIGVMIIGFVGTLYLAGFSPTQATTGLVPSFENQRALFLGMTLLSTSFSMSSMVYQTYLTKEKGYGRSELGQAVFDSVAAMLIMGVILSSVLITSAAVLNPAGIVPATAADIALQLEPIAGENAKLLFGVALLAAAFSSIVVNAMRGGTYFADGVAQVSDMDDRVVKLASGGVIVIAWAAAVIPQLFGGSAIDTIIIAQAFAIIVLPYYGALLLYFANDEGLLGEFVNNRWRNVAGGLAYLISVAIALSSITSFI; encoded by the coding sequence ATGTCATCAGAACCAACGACCATAACGGAAATCAGCCTCCCGGAGGTAAGCGAAGCGATCAAGAGAATAGGCCCAGCGTTCATCCTCGGAGCATTGACTATCGGTCCCGGGGCGCTCGTCGTTTCCAGCGTGACCGGTGCGCAGTTCGGATACGGGCTTCTCTGGGTGCTCGTGGGGGCGGTCCTGTTCTCGATGATATTCCTGGATATGTCCGCCAGAGTGGGGATCCTCTCGGATAAGTCATTCTGGGGGCTAGTGGAGGAACGATTTGGACGTCCCGCTGCCGTCGTCGGAGCTATCATGGGCGTAATGACAACGATCGGATATGAAACCGGTAATATCGTGGGCGTCGCACTGGGAATGAGGGCAATATTCGGCGGTGACATCGTGCTCTGGGGCACAGTAGCAGCCGCGGCCGCGCTCTTCCTCATCAGTAGACAGGGACTCTACGACAAACTCGAACGGGTGATACTGATACTGATTGGGGTGATGATCATCGGGTTCGTCGGAACACTCTACTTGGCGGGCTTCTCCCCGACGCAAGCCACCACAGGCCTCGTTCCGTCCTTCGAGAACCAGCGTGCCTTGTTTCTCGGTATGACGTTGTTGTCGACGTCGTTCAGTATGTCAAGCATGGTCTATCAGACCTACCTCACCAAGGAGAAAGGCTACGGGAGATCCGAGTTGGGGCAAGCGGTGTTCGACTCGGTCGCGGCGATGCTCATCATGGGTGTGATACTTTCAAGCGTCCTCATAACGTCCGCTGCAGTCCTGAATCCCGCCGGTATAGTCCCGGCAACGGCGGCCGATATAGCGCTCCAGCTGGAGCCGATCGCCGGAGAGAACGCGAAACTCCTGTTCGGAGTCGCTTTGCTGGCTGCGGCGTTCTCGTCCATCGTCGTGAACGCCATGCGGGGCGGAACGTACTTCGCGGATGGGGTCGCCCAAGTCTCCGACATGGATGACAGGGTTGTGAAGTTGGCCTCTGGCGGCGTGATCGTCATCGCGTGGGCCGCCGCCGTGATCCCGCAGTTGTTTGGCGGGTCCGCAATAGATACTATCATCATCGCTCAGGCGTTTGCCATCATCGTGCTCCCGTACTACGGTGCGTTGCTCCTCTACTTCGCTAACGATGAGGGGCTCTTGGGTGAGTTCGTGAACAACCGGTGGCGGAACGTCGCGGGCGGACTGGCGTATCTGATCAGCGTTGCCATAGCGCTCTCCTCAATAACGTCGTTCATCTGA
- a CDS encoding IclR family transcriptional regulator yields MGEDTRTLQTVERTIDIISYLEEMNGARVTEIAERYSVAASSVHAHLTTLRNNGYVVKQGDEYQLSLQFLKVGKYTQQRTEARRLADKYTRKLCDETGYRAIFLVEEHGLGVFLYMYPGEHNAWTHNSPGQQSPLHTLAAGKAILAHYPESRVREILEEKGMHRKTTNTITDIEVFLNDLERVRERGYAVNDNENVDGIRAIAVSAQGPANELIGSFGISGPTGSMTEESFHDDLPRKLREITDEFELELTL; encoded by the coding sequence ATGGGCGAAGACACGCGAACACTACAAACGGTTGAGCGAACTATCGACATCATATCGTATCTGGAGGAGATGAACGGCGCTCGGGTCACCGAGATCGCCGAGAGATACAGCGTGGCTGCGAGTAGTGTGCACGCTCATCTCACGACGCTGAGAAACAATGGCTACGTGGTCAAACAGGGGGACGAGTATCAGTTGAGCCTTCAATTCCTCAAGGTCGGGAAATATACACAACAACGTACGGAGGCACGAAGGCTTGCTGATAAGTATACGAGGAAGCTCTGTGACGAAACCGGCTATCGTGCCATTTTCCTCGTGGAAGAACATGGCCTTGGCGTCTTTTTGTATATGTATCCAGGGGAACATAATGCGTGGACACACAACTCTCCCGGCCAGCAGTCACCGCTCCACACGCTCGCGGCCGGAAAGGCGATCCTGGCGCACTATCCTGAGTCGAGGGTCAGAGAAATATTAGAAGAGAAGGGGATGCATCGGAAGACAACGAACACAATAACCGATATCGAAGTCTTCCTCAATGACCTAGAGCGCGTTCGCGAGCGCGGGTACGCCGTGAACGACAACGAGAACGTCGACGGGATCAGGGCTATCGCTGTCTCCGCTCAGGGGCCAGCCAATGAGTTAATCGGATCGTTCGGAATCTCCGGCCCAACTGGTTCGATGACCGAGGAGAGCTTTCACGACGACCTCCCACGTAAACTCAGAGAGATAACCGATGAATTCGAACTCGAACTGACGCTATAG